Genomic segment of Thiobacillus sp.:
TCCTTTGTTGAAAGTGGTTCCAGTATGGAAGGGGTCGGGCTACGCCAGCCTGACGGGGGGATGACAAATCCGTCATGTTGGTTTGGCGTCAGTGAACGTGATCGCCATGGTCATGGTCGTGGCCTTTGTCGGCCGGCTCCGGCTCGGCATGCGGCGCACCGGCGTGGGAATGACCGTCGCTGGCCTCGACCAGGGACTGGTATTGCTCTGGGGAAAGGCCGGGCAGTTTTTTCAGGAAGGCCACCAGATCCCAGATGGCCGCGTCCTCCATGCCACCCTTGGACCAGGCTGGCATGCCGGAGGCCTTGATGCCATGCTTGATGATCCAGAACTGGCGAGCCGCCCCTTGCGAGCCTTCCGTCGCATTGGCACGGGTAAGGTCAGGCGGGATGGGGTAAAGACCCCGGCGGATTTCAGAGTTCTCCTCGCCGGGGACTAGGTGGCAGTCCGCGCACATGGCGGCGTAGTTGCCCGCCCCCTGGCGTTGCCGCTCGGCAGCGTCCAGGTCCATGGGCGGCGTGATGTCCGTGCTCCTCCTGGCGATGGCGCGTTCCCGGGCAGTCTCCAGCAAGCGGTACACGATCGGGCCATGCGGCGTATCAGCGGATACGTCCGCCAGGCCCGAGTACACCACTGCGCCACCCGTCAGGCCGAGGACGCCCAGGGTGGCCACGGCGCCGATCCAGGCTTGGTTGAGG
This window contains:
- a CDS encoding cytochrome c, translated to MSNLNQAWIGAVATLGVLGLTGGAVVYSGLADVSADTPHGPIVYRLLETARERAIARRSTDITPPMDLDAAERQRQGAGNYAAMCADCHLVPGEENSEIRRGLYPIPPDLTRANATEGSQGAARQFWIIKHGIKASGMPAWSKGGMEDAAIWDLVAFLKKLPGLSPEQYQSLVEASDGHSHAGAPHAEPEPADKGHDHDHGDHVH